One genomic segment of Candidatus Dadabacteria bacterium includes these proteins:
- a CDS encoding CopG family transcriptional regulator — MMRKATETHKTTVYLEEKVARAVRKKATGTDTSVSSLVNQALKLSLAEDAEDYADIEKRKSEPDIPFDEVVARLKKSGKI, encoded by the coding sequence ATGATGCGGAAGGCAACTGAAACACACAAGACGACAGTTTATCTTGAGGAGAAGGTCGCCCGCGCGGTTCGCAAGAAGGCGACCGGGACTGACACTTCCGTTTCATCCCTCGTAAATCAGGCGCTTAAACTTTCTCTTGCGGAAGATGCGGAAGACTATGCGGACATTGAAAAACGCAAAAGCGAGCCGGATATTCCGTTTGATGAAGTTGTGGCGAGACTGAAGAAAAGTGGGAAGATATAA
- the metF gene encoding methylenetetrahydrofolate reductase [NAD(P)H] — protein sequence MTFGELYRDGSKPVISFEIFPPKTPEGKSKLMRTLEELAEMRPAFISVTYGAMGTTREGSFEIASRIKSMGVETASHLTCVGSSGAEIDGILTDLGERGIENIVALRGDPPAGKQFVAAEGGYGHANELVEHIRRFEKQNGGRFGVAVAGYPEKHVEAESMEKDMENLAQKVRAGADAVITQLFYDNSRYFDFLDMARGAGVQTPIVPGLMPILSSRQVVKITSMCGSSVPPDIMKRLERCESKGGDPAGVGVDVCARQAEELLKAGAPGIHFYVLNRASHVKSVLKRLGL from the coding sequence ATGACCTTCGGGGAACTTTACAGGGACGGCTCAAAGCCGGTTATATCGTTTGAAATTTTTCCTCCCAAAACCCCGGAGGGAAAAAGCAAACTGATGCGGACGCTTGAGGAACTTGCGGAGATGCGCCCGGCGTTTATCTCCGTTACCTACGGGGCGATGGGAACGACACGGGAGGGCAGTTTTGAGATAGCGTCCCGCATTAAAAGCATGGGCGTTGAGACCGCGAGCCATCTTACTTGCGTGGGCTCTTCGGGAGCGGAAATAGACGGGATTTTGACGGATCTCGGAGAGCGCGGAATTGAAAATATAGTCGCGCTTCGGGGCGACCCGCCCGCCGGGAAACAGTTTGTTGCGGCGGAGGGCGGATACGGGCACGCAAACGAACTTGTGGAGCACATCAGAAGATTTGAAAAACAAAACGGCGGGCGTTTCGGCGTTGCAGTCGCCGGGTATCCGGAAAAGCATGTTGAAGCCGAATCAATGGAAAAAGACATGGAAAATCTGGCGCAAAAAGTCCGCGCGGGGGCGGACGCCGTTATCACCCAACTGTTTTACGACAACTCGCGCTACTTTGATTTTTTGGACATGGCGCGCGGCGCGGGTGTGCAAACCCCGATTGTGCCCGGACTGATGCCCATACTCTCAAGCCGTCAGGTTGTGAAAATAACCTCAATGTGCGGGAGTTCCGTGCCGCCCGATATTATGAAACGGCTTGAGCGGTGCGAGAGCAAAGGCGGCGACCCCGCCGGGGTGGGAGTGGACGTCTGCGCGCGGCAGGCGGAGGAACTGCTCAAGGCGGGAGCGCCGGGCATACATTTTTACGTCCTGAACAGGGCGTCTCATGTGAAATCGGTTCTGAAACGGCTGGGGCTGTAG
- a CDS encoding MFS transporter: protein MNPTEIRATGIIGTILAARLLGIFLILPVFSSYALLYPGSSHFLAGIAFGIYALTQAVLQIPFGRASDRFGRKPVIIAGLVLFCAGSVACGLADSIWELIAARAIQGSGAVGSVAIAALGDFTRPEVRGQSFAAVGIIIGAAFIAATAAGPAVAAWLGFETVFYILAAMGAAAMATTILLFPGAKGQPETGKTVGLLSALRKADIRKIMASAFILSTALNIFLFVYPLNWQDAGGDISRIWKAYLIVLLPSAVLSYPFLKAMERRKTMNIPGMAAFALLAAGVATIAFGGSKTGMIVAGAMFFLGHSIFQPLLPAFLTQATPGESRGSAAGFLNLSTFLGAFAGSLAGGVFYAAGARAALMACLALVVAWAAVGIPKAPRAGGGTERT, encoded by the coding sequence ATGAACCCCACCGAAATCAGAGCAACCGGAATAATCGGAACAATACTCGCCGCCCGGCTTTTGGGCATCTTCCTAATCCTGCCCGTTTTCAGTTCCTACGCCCTGCTCTATCCGGGCTCATCCCACTTCCTCGCGGGCATTGCCTTCGGCATATACGCGCTCACTCAAGCCGTATTACAAATCCCCTTCGGGCGGGCAAGCGACCGCTTCGGCAGAAAACCCGTCATCATCGCCGGGCTTGTCCTCTTTTGCGCGGGCAGCGTTGCGTGCGGCCTTGCGGACAGTATATGGGAACTGATAGCGGCAAGAGCCATTCAAGGAAGCGGAGCGGTCGGCTCAGTCGCCATTGCCGCGCTTGGAGACTTCACAAGGCCCGAAGTGCGCGGACAGTCTTTTGCGGCGGTGGGCATTATCATCGGGGCGGCGTTTATCGCCGCCACAGCCGCAGGTCCCGCAGTGGCGGCTTGGCTTGGATTTGAAACCGTCTTTTACATCCTCGCGGCAATGGGCGCGGCGGCAATGGCGACAACGATTCTCTTGTTCCCCGGCGCAAAAGGGCAACCGGAAACGGGAAAAACTGTCGGTCTTCTATCCGCCCTCCGCAAGGCGGACATCCGGAAAATTATGGCAAGCGCATTCATACTTTCCACCGCGCTCAACATATTTCTGTTTGTCTATCCGCTCAACTGGCAGGACGCGGGCGGCGACATATCGCGGATTTGGAAGGCGTATCTTATTGTCCTTCTCCCCTCGGCGGTTCTCTCCTACCCCTTCCTCAAGGCGATGGAGAGGCGGAAAACGATGAACATCCCCGGCATGGCGGCGTTTGCCCTGCTTGCGGCGGGAGTGGCGACCATTGCTTTCGGCGGCAGCAAAACGGGCATGATAGTCGCGGGCGCGATGTTTTTTCTCGGACACTCCATATTTCAGCCGCTGCTTCCGGCGTTTCTCACTCAGGCGACTCCGGGCGAATCACGGGGAAGCGCGGCGGGGTTTCTTAACCTTTCAACCTTTCTGGGGGCGTTTGCGGGAAGTCTGGCGGGCGGGGTTTTCTACGCCGCCGGCGCGAGGGCGGCGCTTATGGCATGCCTTGCGCTCGTTGTCGCGTGGGCGGCTGTCGGCATTCCCAAAGCGCCCCGCGCGGGCGGGGGAACGGAGCGGACATGA
- a CDS encoding type II toxin-antitoxin system RelE/ParE family toxin, with translation MGRYKLSFKPSAEKELLSVGDKRTRQQIISKIALLSGNPRMAGVEKMAGGGKGVKNYRIRQGDYRIIYSIDDREDTIRIIKIGHRKEVYR, from the coding sequence GTGGGAAGATATAAACTCTCCTTCAAGCCGTCTGCAGAAAAGGAGTTGCTTTCAGTCGGCGACAAGAGAACCAGACAGCAAATCATAAGCAAAATTGCGCTTCTTTCCGGCAATCCAAGAATGGCGGGAGTGGAAAAGATGGCGGGCGGCGGAAAGGGTGTGAAAAATTACAGAATAAGACAGGGCGATTACAGGATTATCTATTCAATAGATGACAGGGAAGACACAATCAGAATAATCAAGATTGGACACAGAAAAGAAGTGTATAGGTGA
- a CDS encoding ATP-binding cassette domain-containing protein: MEKTNLEILLSRLNGRPVPLEVRNLKKSFGSREVLRGVNLKAEPGEVMVLIGGSGSGKTVLLRHMAGLEEADEGEVLVDSLSVSETTARVSLVFQSSALFNSMTVAENVELFAREHGLVKDEAELAEVSEAALSVVGIQGRGSALPSELSGGMKRRVAIARALLTNPDLLLYDEPTTGLDPATKKSVEEIILTIRDKVGITQLVVTHDIQLAFSIAGRLSIMHGGRIAETGTPEEVSSGASPLVSRFLRGDRVEEG; encoded by the coding sequence ATGGAAAAAACAAACCTTGAAATTCTGCTTTCCCGCCTTAACGGCCGCCCCGTGCCGCTTGAGGTGAGGAATTTGAAAAAATCGTTCGGCTCCCGCGAGGTTCTCAGAGGCGTCAACCTGAAGGCGGAGCCCGGAGAGGTGATGGTGCTTATAGGCGGAAGCGGCTCGGGCAAAACGGTTCTCCTCCGCCACATGGCGGGGCTTGAGGAAGCCGATGAGGGGGAGGTTCTGGTTGACTCCCTTTCCGTCTCCGAAACAACGGCGAGGGTTTCCCTTGTTTTTCAGTCATCCGCGCTTTTCAACTCAATGACCGTTGCGGAAAATGTTGAACTGTTTGCGAGGGAGCACGGCCTTGTAAAAGACGAGGCGGAGCTGGCGGAGGTGTCCGAAGCGGCTCTCTCCGTTGTGGGAATTCAGGGCAGGGGCTCCGCGCTTCCCTCCGAACTCAGCGGCGGAATGAAAAGGCGGGTCGCCATAGCGCGGGCGCTTCTCACAAATCCCGACCTTCTGCTTTACGACGAGCCGACAACGGGGCTTGACCCGGCGACAAAAAAGTCGGTTGAGGAAATAATTCTCACCATAAGGGACAAGGTCGGAATAACGCAGCTGGTTGTTACCCATGACATACAACTTGCTTTTTCCATTGCCGGAAGGTTATCTATTATGCACGGCGGGCGCATAGCGGAGACGGGAACGCCCGAAGAGGTTTCATCCGGCGCCAGCCCGCTTGTGAGCCGGTTTCTCAGAGGAGACCGGGTGGAGGAAGGTTGA
- a CDS encoding MlaD family protein yields MRDNRKRDLKIGAFFLAGVVAVLVVLEFAGSLPFLSDYRQLGIYFDSAPGLERGAFVKMEGVRVGNVTDIGFSEDGSKIKVSARVQKDIPLTENTEATIRLGSLLGTGYINLSLDSSGGEPLPPDAALQGSSPHDFDKIIQSAGKFLSSASDAAARLDSILTKVDEGRGSIGKLVNDEDLYDAAKDTIIKANTSLDTIEDLAPVSFIATVIGVAGTFY; encoded by the coding sequence TTGAGAGACAACAGAAAAAGAGACTTGAAGATCGGGGCGTTTTTCCTCGCGGGGGTTGTTGCCGTTCTTGTCGTGCTTGAGTTTGCCGGGTCGCTGCCGTTTCTTTCGGACTACAGGCAACTGGGCATATACTTTGATTCCGCCCCCGGCCTTGAGAGAGGCGCGTTTGTCAAAATGGAAGGCGTCCGGGTGGGGAATGTTACAGATATAGGATTTTCCGAGGACGGCTCAAAAATCAAAGTTTCCGCGCGGGTTCAAAAGGATATTCCCCTGACTGAAAACACCGAGGCGACCATACGGCTCGGCAGTTTACTCGGAACCGGCTACATCAACCTTTCCCTTGATTCCTCCGGCGGAGAGCCGCTTCCTCCCGACGCGGCCCTGCAAGGCAGTTCTCCTCACGATTTTGACAAAATAATCCAAAGCGCGGGGAAGTTTCTCAGTTCCGCGTCTGACGCCGCCGCCCGGCTTGATTCCATACTCACCAAGGTTGACGAGGGGCGCGGCTCAATCGGGAAACTGGTCAATGATGAAGACCTCTATGATGCCGCAAAGGACACCATCATCAAAGCCAACACAAGTCTGGACACCATTGAAGACCTTGCGCCCGTAAGTTTCATTGCCACCGTTATCGGGGTGGCGGGCACCTTCTACTGA
- a CDS encoding ankyrin repeat domain-containing protein, whose protein sequence is MTFGKETVKMIRKLLKAGVDIGALDNKGRTPLMVAAGNGHTEVIRELLKVGADIEAWDNEGWTPLMLAANRGQTEAIQVLLKAGADIEARDEYKLRSLTPLMAAAGKGHTEAIRLLLKAGADVNASNYVSKTALICATENGNTEAIRELLKAGADVSDDRALIRAAENGNTEAIRELLKAGADVNARENDGDTSLMRAAENGNTEAIRVLLKAGADIEARGDEGRFISEGWGSPGWTPLMHAAGNGRIKAIRELLNAGANIEARGSNGDGTALIVAAGNGYTEAIRVLLKAGADVDARHNGGKTALMKAAMEGQTEVIRELLKTGVGTETRDSVYGRTALMWATVNGQTKATKELLRAGANTEAKDNWNRTAFDLWYESGAKNHPDFHKIAELLKP, encoded by the coding sequence ATGACCTTTGGAAAAGAAACCGTAAAGATGATCCGCAAGTTGCTGAAAGCGGGAGTAGATATAGGAGCATTGGATAATAAAGGCAGGACACCTCTGATGGTGGCAGCGGGCAACGGACATACCGAAGTAATAAGGGAACTGTTGAAAGTGGGAGCAGATATAGAGGCATGGGATAATGAAGGCTGGACACCCTTGATGTTGGCAGCGAATAGAGGACAAACGGAAGCAATACAAGTGTTACTGAAAGCAGGTGCAGATATAGAAGCAAGGGATGAATATAAACTGCGGTCTCTTACGCCTCTGATGGCGGCGGCAGGTAAGGGGCATACCGAAGCAATAAGGTTGCTGCTGAAAGCGGGAGCGGATGTAAACGCAAGTAACTATGTCAGCAAGACGGCTTTAATATGTGCAACGGAAAACGGAAATACTGAAGCAATAAGAGAATTGCTAAAAGCGGGAGCGGACGTAAGTGACGATAGGGCTCTGATAAGGGCGGCAGAAAACGGAAATACCGAAGCAATAAGAGAATTGCTAAAAGCGGGAGCGGACGTAAACGCAAGGGAGAATGATGGCGATACATCTCTGATGAGGGCGGCGGAAAATGGAAATACCGAAGCAATAAGAGTGTTGCTAAAAGCGGGGGCGGATATAGAGGCAAGGGGTGATGAAGGCCGTTTTATAAGCGAAGGATGGGGTAGTCCGGGCTGGACACCTCTGATGCATGCAGCGGGCAACGGACGTATCAAAGCAATAAGGGAATTGCTGAATGCAGGAGCGAACATAGAGGCAAGAGGCAGTAATGGAGACGGAACGGCTCTTATAGTAGCAGCGGGCAACGGATATACCGAAGCAATAAGAGTGTTGCTGAAAGCGGGAGCGGATGTCGACGCAAGGCATAATGGCGGCAAGACGGCTCTGATGAAGGCAGCGATGGAAGGGCAGACTGAAGTAATAAGGGAGTTGTTGAAAACGGGGGTGGGTACAGAGACAAGGGATTCCGTATATGGCCGGACGGCCCTAATGTGGGCAACGGTCAACGGGCAAACCAAAGCAACAAAGGAATTGCTAAGAGCGGGGGCTAATACAGAAGCAAAAGATAATTGGAACCGGACAGCTTTTGACTTGTGGTACGAAAGCGGAGCAAAAAACCATCCTGATTTTCACAAAATCGCGGAGTTGCTGAAACCTTAA
- a CDS encoding ankyrin repeat domain-containing protein: MERVNEDDITVLMEATSEGDIETIRELLKEGADVNAKDNYGSTALMEAVRHGDTEAIRELLKAGADVNARDNHGGTALMDAAGLGDTEAIGDLLEAGADVNAMNNDGVTALMEATGWEQTEAIRELLNASADVNAKNNKGQMAYDLWKRNRKDDPQVAESGSRYRSIG; encoded by the coding sequence ATGGAAAGAGTAAATGAAGATGACATAACGGTCCTGATGGAGGCAACAAGCGAAGGCGACATCGAAACAATACGCGAATTGCTGAAAGAGGGAGCGGATGTAAACGCAAAGGATAATTACGGCAGTACAGCCCTGATGGAGGCGGTGCGCCACGGAGATACCGAAGCAATAAGGGAATTACTGAAAGCGGGAGCGGATGTAAATGCAAGGGATAATCACGGCGGGACGGCTCTGATGGACGCGGCGGGTTTAGGAGACACTGAGGCAATAGGGGATTTGCTAGAAGCGGGGGCGGATGTAAACGCAATGAATAATGACGGTGTGACAGCCCTGATGGAGGCAACGGGTTGGGAGCAGACCGAAGCAATAAGGGAATTGCTGAATGCAAGCGCGGATGTAAATGCAAAAAATAACAAAGGCCAGATGGCGTATGACCTTTGGAAAAGAAACCGTAAAGATGATCCGCAAGTTGCTGAAAGCGGGAGTAGATATAGGAGCATTGGATAA
- the pdxH gene encoding pyridoxamine 5'-phosphate oxidase, giving the protein MKTLKRFSVRRLEAGGVGRTDRQYTLMRLDEQTVSPDPFKQFSLWYEEAVKSGVDLPNAFALSTVSDGGKPSCRMLLLKEADGRGFVFYTNSMSRKGLEMAENSRVSACFFWSAFERQVRIEGAVGEVSEKEADDYFASRPRASQLGAWASPQGRVVSDRGELEESFRSCEDRFSGLPQIPRPPHWKGYRITPSVFEFWQGRENRMHDRIRHRLDKNGRWIIERLAP; this is encoded by the coding sequence ATGAAGACCTTGAAACGTTTCTCCGTTCGGAGATTGGAGGCGGGCGGCGTGGGTAGGACGGACAGGCAATACACGCTTATGAGGCTTGACGAACAGACGGTCTCGCCCGACCCGTTCAAGCAGTTTTCCCTGTGGTATGAGGAAGCCGTCAAGTCCGGCGTTGACCTTCCAAATGCGTTTGCGCTTTCCACGGTTTCGGACGGCGGGAAGCCGTCTTGCAGGATGCTTCTTCTCAAAGAGGCGGACGGGCGCGGGTTTGTCTTTTACACCAATTCAATGAGCAGAAAGGGCTTGGAGATGGCGGAAAATTCGCGCGTTTCGGCGTGTTTTTTCTGGAGTGCCTTTGAGAGGCAGGTGAGAATAGAGGGCGCGGTTGGGGAGGTTTCTGAAAAGGAGGCTGATGATTATTTTGCGTCAAGGCCCCGCGCGAGTCAGTTGGGGGCGTGGGCGTCTCCGCAGGGGAGGGTTGTGAGCGACAGGGGGGAACTGGAGGAAAGTTTCAGGAGTTGCGAAGACCGTTTTAGCGGCTTGCCGCAGATTCCCCGCCCCCCGCACTGGAAGGGATACAGAATAACGCCGTCCGTGTTTGAGTTCTGGCAGGGAAGGGAAAACCGCATGCACGACAGAATTCGCCACCGTTTGGACAAAAACGGCCGCTGGATAATTGAGCGCCTTGCCCCCTGA
- a CDS encoding ABC transporter permease has product MITGIAERFASFTGGALKIFIESVYWCKDAGANRDKIFRQISIIGADTLLVAAAIGFSGGAVLALQTGPLLADFGIQETLGGLIGIAVSREIGPVMCSILVAGRLGSAITAEIASMRVYDEIDALVTMKIDPVKFLVMPRLIAFVISMPVLVLFIIVTGWAGGAIVGATNPAISLSSATYFNNLGDFVTFSTVLNGVIKALVFGVITLMICCKIGLETSGGPRQIGVSVTRAVVSSIVMILVCDYFISKILLVFGIV; this is encoded by the coding sequence ATGATAACGGGAATCGCAGAACGTTTTGCATCCTTCACGGGAGGGGCGCTTAAGATCTTTATTGAGTCCGTTTACTGGTGCAAGGATGCGGGGGCAAACCGCGACAAAATTTTCCGCCAGATATCAATCATCGGCGCGGACACGCTGCTTGTCGCCGCCGCGATAGGGTTTTCCGGCGGGGCTGTTCTCGCCCTTCAGACCGGCCCCCTGCTTGCGGACTTCGGAATTCAGGAGACGCTCGGCGGGCTAATCGGGATAGCGGTTTCAAGGGAGATAGGCCCCGTGATGTGCTCAATACTGGTGGCCGGGCGGCTGGGCTCCGCCATAACGGCGGAGATAGCGTCCATGAGGGTTTACGACGAGATTGACGCGCTTGTAACGATGAAGATAGACCCCGTCAAGTTTCTTGTAATGCCGCGCCTGATAGCGTTTGTCATTTCCATGCCGGTGCTTGTGCTTTTCATAATCGTTACCGGCTGGGCGGGCGGCGCCATAGTGGGGGCGACCAATCCGGCAATATCGCTTTCGTCCGCCACATACTTCAACAATCTCGGAGATTTTGTAACCTTCTCAACCGTTTTGAACGGCGTTATAAAGGCGCTTGTGTTCGGCGTCATAACACTGATGATATGTTGCAAGATCGGCCTTGAGACAAGCGGGGGGCCGAGGCAAATCGGTGTTTCCGTAACACGCGCGGTTGTTTCCTCAATCGTTATGATACTCGTGTGCGACTACTTCATTTCAAAAATCCTGCTGGTTTTCGGGATAGTTTAA
- the alr gene encoding alanine racemase: MNRLWAEIDLNALKNNVNTAARTVGNNVGILAVVKADAYGHGAVTISRALEKMPPVKMLGVSSVEEGFELRESGVSAPILVMGVAPEGMAADAARAGLTFSVFTEECVSRLSSAAAETGKQVSFHLKVDTGMGRLGAEPENVAAIMEKARAAKNLHFEGVFTHLADSSGPAERTLTQVERFESAVSELARAGMPPRLRHIANSAAVQRFPGSFGNMVRPGIMLYGSSFDPSGLAPVMKVKTSIVRIRKMPAGMPVGYGGTFVTKRPTLLATVPVGYKDGYFRALSGRAKVSVGGAAAPVVGEVCMDFTTIDITDAGEVKAGDEAVLFGDGVVSAGDVAGWARTIPYEVMTVAGGMARKKAPESL, from the coding sequence ATGAACCGCTTATGGGCTGAAATTGACTTGAACGCGCTGAAAAACAATGTGAACACGGCGGCGCGGACAGTTGGAAACAATGTTGGAATTTTAGCGGTGGTCAAAGCCGACGCCTACGGGCACGGCGCGGTCACGATTTCCCGCGCCCTTGAGAAAATGCCGCCAGTCAAAATGCTGGGCGTCTCTTCCGTTGAAGAGGGCTTTGAGTTAAGGGAATCCGGCGTTTCCGCTCCCATTCTGGTTATGGGGGTCGCCCCCGAAGGCATGGCGGCGGACGCCGCGCGCGCGGGCCTCACTTTTTCAGTTTTTACCGAAGAATGCGTCAGCCGCCTTTCCTCAGCCGCCGCAGAGACCGGAAAACAGGTCTCCTTCCACCTGAAAGTTGACACCGGAATGGGGCGTCTCGGCGCGGAGCCGGAGAATGTGGCGGCCATTATGGAAAAGGCGCGGGCCGCCAAAAACCTGCATTTTGAAGGCGTGTTCACCCACCTTGCCGACTCTTCGGGACCCGCCGAACGGACTTTAACACAGGTGGAGCGTTTTGAATCGGCGGTTTCCGAACTCGCCCGCGCGGGAATGCCGCCCCGCCTCAGGCATATTGCAAACAGCGCGGCGGTTCAGCGGTTTCCCGGGTCTTTCGGCAACATGGTGAGACCCGGAATTATGCTTTACGGCTCATCGTTTGACCCGTCCGGCCTTGCTCCGGTTATGAAAGTTAAAACCTCCATTGTCAGAATAAGAAAAATGCCCGCCGGAATGCCGGTGGGATACGGCGGGACTTTTGTGACCAAAAGGCCGACCCTTCTGGCGACCGTTCCCGTGGGATACAAGGACGGATATTTCAGAGCGCTTTCCGGTCGCGCAAAGGTTTCGGTGGGCGGGGCGGCGGCCCCCGTGGTGGGCGAGGTGTGCATGGACTTTACAACGATTGACATAACGGACGCCGGGGAAGTGAAGGCGGGAGACGAGGCGGTTCTGTTCGGAGACGGCGTTGTGAGCGCCGGAGATGTGGCGGGCTGGGCGCGGACTATTCCCTACGAGGTAATGACCGTTGCCGGAGGCATGGCCCGCAAGAAGGCGCCGGAGTCGTTATGA
- a CDS encoding TIGR01777 family oxidoreductase → MKVLISGSSGLIGSALAASLEADGHGVVRLRRSRRAGGAFFDAAPGDFEGADAAVNLCGLGIMRRWTAAAKKEIERSRVESAEFFADMFSGLSRPPKVFLCASATGFYGSRGDELLTEESAAGEGFLADVARRWEDAADCAASPATRVARLRFGVVLSNRAAMLRAARAVFSLGLGAKAGDGSAWFSWISLADAVRAMRFLINNGGISGSVNIVSPSPVQSGDFSRTVGSVLKRPVFFTVPKRVIKLVLGEMGEEIILGGAKVVPQKLIKAGFRFEDEDLETFLRSEIGGGRRG, encoded by the coding sequence GTGAAAGTTTTAATATCCGGTTCAAGCGGTCTTATCGGCTCCGCTCTTGCCGCCTCCCTTGAGGCGGACGGCCACGGCGTTGTGCGTCTCAGGCGGTCCCGCCGCGCCGGGGGGGCTTTCTTTGACGCCGCCCCCGGTGACTTTGAAGGCGCGGACGCCGCCGTGAATCTGTGCGGACTTGGAATAATGCGCAGGTGGACGGCCGCCGCAAAGAAAGAGATTGAGCGAAGCAGGGTTGAAAGCGCGGAGTTTTTCGCCGACATGTTTTCAGGTCTTTCCCGTCCGCCGAAGGTGTTTCTCTGCGCTTCCGCAACGGGGTTTTACGGAAGCAGGGGCGATGAGTTGCTCACGGAGGAAAGCGCCGCCGGGGAGGGCTTTCTTGCCGATGTCGCCCGCCGGTGGGAGGATGCGGCGGACTGCGCCGCATCTCCGGCAACAAGGGTCGCCCGCCTCCGGTTCGGGGTTGTCCTCTCAAACCGCGCCGCCATGCTCCGCGCGGCAAGGGCCGTTTTTTCCCTCGGTCTCGGCGCGAAAGCGGGAGACGGAAGCGCGTGGTTCAGTTGGATATCCCTTGCCGATGCGGTCAGGGCGATGCGGTTTTTGATTAACAACGGCGGGATTTCGGGCTCCGTGAATATCGTTTCACCTTCTCCCGTCCAAAGCGGGGATTTCTCCCGAACCGTTGGCAGCGTGCTGAAGCGCCCCGTTTTCTTTACTGTTCCGAAGCGGGTAATAAAACTCGTTCTGGGTGAAATGGGTGAAGAGATTATCCTCGGCGGCGCGAAGGTTGTTCCCCAAAAACTGATAAAGGCGGGTTTCCGCTTTGAAGATGAAGACCTTGAAACGTTTCTCCGTTCGGAGATTGGAGGCGGGCGGCGTGGGTAG
- a CDS encoding type II toxin-antitoxin system prevent-host-death family antitoxin, whose product MTIDTTIVKMYSETAERSEEGVITKNGKPVSKLVPFRAGQESKGPFFGRGKGRIKILGNVVSPVTDEGNAEKGFVVNREDG is encoded by the coding sequence ATGACCATAGACACGACCATAGTCAAAATGTATAGTGAAACAGCAGAAAGGAGTGAAGAAGGCGTGATAACCAAAAATGGCAAACCTGTGTCAAAGTTAGTTCCGTTTCGGGCGGGGCAAGAAAGCAAGGGTCCCTTCTTCGGCAGAGGCAAAGGCAGAATTAAGATACTTGGCAACGTAGTTTCCCCGGTTACGGATGAGGGAAATGCGGAGAAAGGGTTTGTGGTTAACAGGGAAGACGGTTGA
- a CDS encoding plasmid stabilization protein, producing MAKPEDGLLMGDALAMIWGEVGLTDDEFTALKQEIAKNKKLAEPMRFE from the coding sequence GTGGCAAAGCCGGAGGACGGTCTTCTTATGGGAGACGCTCTTGCAATGATATGGGGAGAGGTCGGCTTAACTGATGATGAATTCACCGCATTGAAACAGGAGATCGCAAAGAACAAAAAACTTGCTGAGCCGATGAGGTTTGAATGA